One part of the Hippoglossus hippoglossus isolate fHipHip1 chromosome 11, fHipHip1.pri, whole genome shotgun sequence genome encodes these proteins:
- the fam221a gene encoding protein FAM221A yields the protein MERISLDKSALEAVDEYCEYRRIVGDDDGGRLMSPEQYEEYKRTVVPRRMKNRLYVSFGMPDGIDCKLIGPETQCFCSHRYKQHKTEFEVVPSERPLALPCQVRGCRCPAFQYVPQNGPNPVRCRCKHLPQDHREAMGHLCKKCSSCSGFQCTFICGCGQPSSAHQTLVETKSEREARGRPVGRDVPYAAMGGLTGFSSLLDGYLKLEACGSDQHTEDSSPQTSSASRVNQP from the exons ATGGAGAGGATAAGTCTCGATAAATCAGCTTTAGAAGCGGTGGATGAGTACTGCGAGTACAGAAG GATTGtgggtgatgatgatggaggaagGCTGATGAGCCCAGAGCAGTATGAGGAGTACAAGAGGACGGTCGTCCCTCGACGCATGAAGAACAGGCTGTATGTGAGCTTTGGGATGCCTGATGGTATCGACTGCAAACTGATTGGTCCAGAGACTCAGTGCTTCTGCTCACATAG GTACAAGCAACATAAGACAGAGTTTGAGGTGGTCCCCTCCGAGCGGCCCCTGGCTCTACCGTGTCAGGTGAGGGGATGTCGCTGTCCTGCCTTTCAGTATGTTCCTCAAAATGGGCCAAACCCTGTCCGCTGCAGGTGTAAGCACTTACCTCAGGACCACAGGGAAGCCATGGGACACTTGTGCAAGAAGT gcaGTTCCTGTTCTGGGTTCCAGTGCACCTTCATCTGTGGGTGCGGTCAGCCCAGCTCTGCCCACCAGACCCTG GTTGAGACAAAATCTGAGAGGGAGGCGCGGGGTCGGCCTGTGGGCAGGGATGTCCCGTATGCTGCCATGGGGGGGCTGACGGGGTTCAGCTCCCTACTGGACGGCTACCTCAAACTGGAGGCCTGTGGCTCAG ATCAACACACAGAAGACAGCAGTCCGCAGACAAGCTCAGCATCAAGGGTTAACCAACCATGA
- the ccdc126 gene encoding coiled-coil domain-containing protein 126 — MLGALLRRNMSQKLSVLLMVFGLAWGLMLLRYTVQQPRHQSSAELREQILELSRRYVKVLTEENQNALGGPQGTSMAGYADLKRTIAVLLDDILTRLVKLEGKIESVANASSTNTSHTAGGVLASSHPGTSRLHPHVPNRPRPHRDA, encoded by the exons ATGCTGGGTGCACTCCTGCGGAGGAACATGTCCCAGAAGTTGAGTGTGCTGCTGATGGTATTTGGCCTGGCGTGGGGTCTCATGCTGCTGCGCTACACTGTGCAGCAGCCTCGACATCAGAGCAGCGCCGAGCTACGCGAGCAGATCCTGGAGCTCAGTCGGCGATATGTCAAGGTCCTGACGGAGGAGAACCAGAACGCACTGGGCGGACCGCAGGGGACCTCCATGGCTGGTTATG CTGATCTGAAGAGGACTATAGCCGTGTTGCTGGATGACATCCTGACACGGCTGGTCAAACTGGAGGGGAAAATCGAATCGGTGGCCAATGCCTCCTCTACAAACACTTCCCACACAGCAGGGGGCGTCCTTGCCTCCAGCCACCCGGGGACGTCCCGCCTCCACCCACACGTCCCTAATAGGCCTCGACCACATCGAGATGCATAG